The following DNA comes from Kaistia sp. 32K.
CCAGCGCTGCGACGCGTGCGAGTTGGCGATGACGGCCGCCAGGGGCTGGTTCACCTCATGCGCGATCGAGGCCGAGAGCTCGGCAAGGCTGGCCGCCTGCGAAGCCACGGCCAGCCGCTCCCGCGTACGGCGCAGCTCCTCCTGCGTGCGCACGTCGTCATCGATGTCGAAGCTCACGCCGTACCATTGCTGGATCGCGCCATTGGCATCGAGCAGCGGTTCCGCCCGACCGTTGATCCAGCGGAAGACACCGTCGGCCCGCCGCTGGCGGTACTTCATCGCGAACGGCTCTCCGGTCGTGAAGGCGTGACCGAGCGCGTCGCCGACGCGGGCGGCGTCATCTGGGTGGACGGAACCGTGGATCGCGGCCTGCAGCCGCGAGGATCCCGGCACGTCGAAATCATCGAGAGTCAGGCCAACATATTCGGCCAGGCGGCGGTTGAGATAGGATGGCTCGCCATTGGGCATCGCCGCCCAGATCTGGGTCGGCAGCGCGTCGACGAGCCGGCGCAGCTGCTGCTCGCTCTCGCGCAGTGCTTCCTCGGTCCGCAACTGGTCTTCGATGTCGTGGCAGAGGCCGTACCACTGCACGATCCGTCCGCTCTCGTCGCGGAGCGGTTCGCCACGACCGGCCATCCAGCGATAGACCCCATCGGCCCGACGCAGGCGATAATTGAGGGCAAAGGGCTCGCCGGTCGCGATCGAGCGTTCGAGCGCCTGGCTGAGCCGCTCGATGTCGTCGGGATGGGCGAGCGAGGCGATGGCAGCCGCCAGCCCGTTCATGCCCGGCTGGTCATAATCGCCGATATCGAGGCCGAGGAACTCGATCATCCGCTTGCTGAAGAACAGCGGCTCACCTTCCGGGCTGAGCCGCCAGAGCAGGCCCGGCACCATGTCCACGAGTTGCGAAAGCTCCTGCTCGCGGCCCCGAAGCGCCTGCTCGGCCGTGACCAGGTCGTCGATATCGACGCACACGCCGAACCACTGGACGATGGCGCCGGATTCGTCGCGGAGCGGCGCCGCCCGGCCTGCCGTCCATCGGTACGCGCCGTCCCGCCTCTGATTGCGATACTTCAGCTCGAAGGGTTCGCCGGTGGAGAAGGAGCGATACAGCGCGGCCTGCAAGATCGCCTGGTCGTCCGGATGCACGAGCACTTTGATCGCCGCGGCCAGGCCACCGGCATCATCGAAGTCCTCCAGCCTGAGCCCGATGTAATCCGCCATCGTCTTGTTGATGTAGGCCGGCTCTCCGGCCGGCGTGGTGCACCAGATCTGCACCGGGACGGTATCGACCAGCGCCTGGAGGTCGCGTTCGCGCTGCCGGAGCGCCTCCTGGGCACGGACCTCGTCGTCGACATCCATCGAGACGGCGTACCACTCGACGATGTCGCCGGCGGCGTCCCGCAGCGGCTCTGCCCGTCCCTCCGTCCAGCGATATTCACCGTTCACAAGCCGGCGATAGCGGGCCGAGAAGGCGTTGCCGGTCCGGAAGCCCTCGGCACTGGCGCGAAGCGCGGCGGGCGAATCGTCGGGATGCACCACTTCCTGCGAGATGCGTGCAAAGTCCTCGAAGTTCCGCTCGGTCAGACCGAGATGCGTGAGGTTGCGCTTGCTGACGTAGGTGATCCTGCCTTCGGAATTGAAACTCCAGATCGCCACCGGCACGGTGTCGACGATCTGCTGGAGACGCTGCTCGCTGTTCCGCACCGCCGCTTCGGCCCGGATCTGGTCGTCGATGTCGTGGCAAAGGCCGTACCATTGGATGATCGCCCCTCCGCCGTCGCGCAGCGACTCGGCGCGGCTCGACATCCATCGATAGACGCCATCCCGGCGACGCAAGCGATAGTGCAGGGCGAAGCTTTCTCCGGTGGCGAGCGCGTGATGGATACCGCTGTGGAAAGCCTGCGCATCGTCGGGATGGACGGTGTCGGCGATGAGCGCCCCGAGGCGGGTCATGCCGGGCCTGCCGACATCGGCGACGTCGACACCGAGATAGTCGACCATGCGCTTGTTGAAAAAGGTCGGTTCACCATCCGGTGTCAGACGCCAGAGATGGCTCGGCACCATGTCGACCAGCTGCGAAAGCTCGTGCTCCCGCTCACGCAGGGCCGCCTCGGTCTTCCTGTACTGGTCGATGTCCACGCCGGCACGCGGGTCGCCCGCGGAGAAAGCGGAAAGTTCCTGCATCTCTCCTCCAACATCCAGCTGTGCGGGCACAGCTTACCAGGCTAGTCGAAGCCTTCCGGAACGACACCTGTGCGATGGTATAGGATCAAAACGGACAGGTAAAACGCCCGCCTCCGGGACCATTCCGGCGATCGCCATCCGGGAAAGCGGCGACGGCGAAACGGCGCAAGGCGCCTACCCGCGCCGCCCGGCGCCGCCTGCTCCGGAGGCATGGCGCTTCCTCGCCGCCGGTCTGCCTGTTCATGCACTGATCCGAAGGGTTTCTACGCCTTCGGCAGTAGCCGAGCACGTCCGAGAGCCAATGGCCGAGCGACGGCCGAGGCCGCCAAATGGAGGCCGAGCGGCGACCGCTCGCGTGCAACCAACTCCATAGGATCCGACATGAACAAGCCCATCTCGTCCTCGCCCACGCTGGAGCCCACCGCCAAGGCCTTCGTCGAAGGCCTGACCGGCGGCAAGCCGATCCAGACGCTTTCGCCCACCGAGGCCCGCGCCGTTCTGTCGAACGTGCAGAAGGCGGCCGAGGTGAAACTCGCCGACGTCCAGATCAAGGACGTCGCCCTGCCGATCGGCCCGACCGGCACCACCAACATCCGCGTCATTCGCCCGGCCGGCGCCACCGGCGTGCTGCCGGTGATCGTCTATATGCATGGCGGCGGCTGGGTGCTCGGCGACCGCGACACGCATGACCGGCTGATCCGCGAGCTCGCGGTCGGCGCCAACGCGGCGCTGGTCTTCGTCGACTACGAGCGCTCCCCCGAGGCGCGCTATCCGGTCGCGATCGAGCAGGGCTATGCCGTCGCCAAGCATATCGCCGCCAATGCCGAAAAGCTGATGGTCGACGGCGATCGCATCGTGATTGCCGGCGACAGCGTCGGCGGCAACATGGCGGCGGCGATCACGCTGCTCGCCAAGGAGCGCAAGGGTCCGAGCTTCAAGGCGCAGGTGCTGTTCTATCCCGTCACCGACGCCTCCCGGTCGACCCGCTCCTACGAGCAGTTCGCGGTCGGCCCCTGGCTCACGGCGGATGCGATGGCCTGGTACTGGGAGCAATACATCCCGGAGGCCGACCAGCGCGCCGAGATCCACGCCTCGCCGGTCAATGCCAGCAAGGACGAGCTGAGCGGCCTGCCGCAGACCCTTCTCATCGTCGATGAGAACGACGTGCTGCGCGACGAGGGCGAAGCCTATGGCCGCAAGCTGGCCGAAGCCGGCGTTCGCGTCACCTCGGTGCGCTACAACGGCACCATCCATGACTTCGTCATGCTCAACGCGCTCGCCATGACGCCCGCCGTGCGCGGCGCCATCGGCCAGGCGACGGGCTATCTGCGCTTCGTCTTTGCGAGCTGATCCCCCGATCGCCGGCGGCGGATCCGGACGATCCGCCGCCGCCTTTGCCGGTGTCCCGAAGCGGGCAAGCAACCGCCCAGCGGCGCAATCACAGGAATGAAACGAAATGAGCAAAGTCTGGCTGATCACCGGCGCCGCCAGCGGCATCGGCCGCAGCACCGCCGAACTGGTCCTGGAACGCGGCGACCGTCTCGTCGCCACGGCGCGGCGCGTCGAGCGGCTCGCCGATCTCGAGGCCCGATACGGCGACCGGATCCTGCTGGACGAGCTTGAGGTGACCGATGCCGGGGCGGCGCAGGCCGCGGTCGAGGCGGCACTGACGCGGTTCGGCCGGCTCGACGTCCTGCTGAACAATGCCGGCTACGCGCATCTCGCGCCCTTCGAGCAGACCTCGGAGGAAGCGTTCCGCGCCGAGATCGAAACCAACTTCTTCGGCGTCGTGAACCTTGCCCGTGCGGCGTTGCCGGTCATGCGCCGGCAACGCTCCGGCCACATCCTCAACATCGCCTCGAGCTCCGCCCGCTTCGGCGGCGCCGGCTCGAGCGCCTACAGCGCCGCCAAATGGGCCGTCAGCGGCTTCACCGAGTCGCTCGCCAAGGAGGTCCACGGCTTCGGTGTCCGGGCCATATCCATCGAACCCGGCAGCCTCCGGACCAACTGGACCCGCGTCGCCCGCGGCCATGTTCCCGCGCTGCTGCCCGAATACGAGCCGACGATCGGCATGATCATGAAGATGACCGAGAACGTCGCCGGCAATGAGCCGGGCGATCCGGCCAAGGTCGCTCAGGTGCTGTTCGACCTTTCCCGTCGGGACGATCTGCCCGAGCACCTGATCCTCGGCAGCGACGCCCTGGCGCGGGTGGCAAAAGCCGAGAGCGAGCGCACGCGGCTCGCCGAAGCATGGGCGGAAGTGAGCCGGTCGACGGACATCGCCTGAGCGACCGGGACTTGGGTTCCGGCGCCAAAAACCCACGCGCAGGCAGCTTCTTGCGCCCGCCGCTAAAACGCCGGGGCAAGCGCCTGCGCGACATAGAGCCGAAGCCAGTCGCCGAAGCGGGTCGTCCCATGACGCGGATGGCCGCGCGGCGCCAGCGTATCGTCCCGCAGAACGGCGCCGAAATACAAAGCCCCGGCATCGGCGACCACCGCGCGCGGATCCTCGTTGGCCGCCAGAAGCTGCGAAGCGATCTCGTCGAAGCCGAGGCTTTCCGGCCCAATGACCGCGAGTTCGCGATTCTGCGGGCGCCCCAGAACGACGTCCCGAAGCGCCACAACGACATCCTCCGCGGCGATCGGACAGACATGCGCCGGCGGAACGCGAAGCACGCCGCCTTCCGCCTCGGTCTCGATGATCCCGCCGAGATACTCAAAGAACGGCGCCGACCGCAGGATCGTATAGGGAATGCCGGAGGCCCGGATCAGGTTCTCCTGCGCCATTTTCGCCCGGAAATACCCCGTTTCCGCGAGCCGATCGGCGCCGACGACCGACAAGGCCACGTGATGGCGAACGCCGGCCGCCTCCTCCGCC
Coding sequences within:
- a CDS encoding PAS domain-containing protein, translating into MQELSAFSAGDPRAGVDIDQYRKTEAALREREHELSQLVDMVPSHLWRLTPDGEPTFFNKRMVDYLGVDVADVGRPGMTRLGALIADTVHPDDAQAFHSGIHHALATGESFALHYRLRRRDGVYRWMSSRAESLRDGGGAIIQWYGLCHDIDDQIRAEAAVRNSEQRLQQIVDTVPVAIWSFNSEGRITYVSKRNLTHLGLTERNFEDFARISQEVVHPDDSPAALRASAEGFRTGNAFSARYRRLVNGEYRWTEGRAEPLRDAAGDIVEWYAVSMDVDDEVRAQEALRQRERDLQALVDTVPVQIWCTTPAGEPAYINKTMADYIGLRLEDFDDAGGLAAAIKVLVHPDDQAILQAALYRSFSTGEPFELKYRNQRRDGAYRWTAGRAAPLRDESGAIVQWFGVCVDIDDLVTAEQALRGREQELSQLVDMVPGLLWRLSPEGEPLFFSKRMIEFLGLDIGDYDQPGMNGLAAAIASLAHPDDIERLSQALERSIATGEPFALNYRLRRADGVYRWMAGRGEPLRDESGRIVQWYGLCHDIEDQLRTEEALRESEQQLRRLVDALPTQIWAAMPNGEPSYLNRRLAEYVGLTLDDFDVPGSSRLQAAIHGSVHPDDAARVGDALGHAFTTGEPFAMKYRQRRADGVFRWINGRAEPLLDANGAIQQWYGVSFDIDDDVRTQEELRRTRERLAVASQAASLAELSASIAHEVNQPLAAVIANSHASQRWLSADPPNLERARVVVERIIRDANSAADVVDRIRALFKQARDGRNATQLDGVIAEAHALLAEEAARRSVRIRVEIEPGLPPVELDRIQIQQVLINLLRNGIEATAAIAADRAVDVRVRQASGMVQIVIGDNGPSTEFSERMFEPFFTTKEYGMGMGLAISRTIVEAHGGRLWAERNEPQGARLSFTLPLEAKYGTGP
- a CDS encoding alpha/beta hydrolase → MNKPISSSPTLEPTAKAFVEGLTGGKPIQTLSPTEARAVLSNVQKAAEVKLADVQIKDVALPIGPTGTTNIRVIRPAGATGVLPVIVYMHGGGWVLGDRDTHDRLIRELAVGANAALVFVDYERSPEARYPVAIEQGYAVAKHIAANAEKLMVDGDRIVIAGDSVGGNMAAAITLLAKERKGPSFKAQVLFYPVTDASRSTRSYEQFAVGPWLTADAMAWYWEQYIPEADQRAEIHASPVNASKDELSGLPQTLLIVDENDVLRDEGEAYGRKLAEAGVRVTSVRYNGTIHDFVMLNALAMTPAVRGAIGQATGYLRFVFAS
- a CDS encoding SDR family NAD(P)-dependent oxidoreductase, encoding MSKVWLITGAASGIGRSTAELVLERGDRLVATARRVERLADLEARYGDRILLDELEVTDAGAAQAAVEAALTRFGRLDVLLNNAGYAHLAPFEQTSEEAFRAEIETNFFGVVNLARAALPVMRRQRSGHILNIASSSARFGGAGSSAYSAAKWAVSGFTESLAKEVHGFGVRAISIEPGSLRTNWTRVARGHVPALLPEYEPTIGMIMKMTENVAGNEPGDPAKVAQVLFDLSRRDDLPEHLILGSDALARVAKAESERTRLAEAWAEVSRSTDIA
- a CDS encoding SDR family oxidoreductase, with amino-acid sequence MKIVIMGGTGLIGSRLTAALRAGNHEVIPASPSMGVDAVTGEGLAAALHGARIVVDVSNSPSLREDVALEFFRTAGRNLLAAEEAAGVRHHVALSVVGADRLAETGYFRAKMAQENLIRASGIPYTILRSAPFFEYLGGIIETEAEGGVLRVPPAHVCPIAAEDVVVALRDVVLGRPQNRELAVIGPESLGFDEIASQLLAANEDPRAVVADAGALYFGAVLRDDTLAPRGHPRHGTTRFGDWLRLYVAQALAPAF